The following coding sequences are from one Paenarthrobacter ureafaciens window:
- a CDS encoding sigma-70 family RNA polymerase sigma factor encodes MRQARPFQNPYHANAPESSLRQSFQDGLVLDHLNLAKSIAARYSAHTHDLDDVRQVAFMGLIKAARGYDEAKGVSFPAYAAPTIAGEVKRYLRDHCWVVRPPRPIQDMRRQVLARTEEMTQALQRTPSPEEVAEDLSLEPCQVREALMAGTSKRPDSLDAPAVAGGDGLQGSLSSAGCPTDKLEDVLALRNAIRTLSPEDRHLLYRRYYREETQSTIAEALGMSQMQVSRRLSKILVTLQAQLFEGQAELRDGTAL; translated from the coding sequence ATGCGGCAAGCTCGACCCTTCCAGAACCCCTATCACGCGAATGCGCCGGAAAGCAGCCTCCGGCAAAGTTTTCAGGACGGCTTGGTCCTGGACCATTTGAACCTGGCGAAGTCCATTGCCGCCCGGTACTCAGCCCACACCCATGATCTGGACGACGTCCGTCAGGTCGCGTTCATGGGCCTCATCAAGGCCGCCCGTGGCTACGACGAGGCCAAGGGCGTCAGCTTCCCGGCCTACGCAGCCCCCACCATTGCCGGTGAGGTGAAGAGGTACCTGCGGGACCATTGCTGGGTGGTGCGTCCCCCGCGTCCTATCCAGGACATGCGGCGCCAGGTCCTCGCCAGGACAGAAGAAATGACCCAGGCCCTGCAACGCACGCCTTCCCCGGAAGAGGTCGCAGAGGACCTCAGCTTGGAGCCGTGCCAAGTACGTGAAGCCCTGATGGCGGGAACCAGCAAGCGCCCCGATTCCCTGGACGCTCCGGCAGTGGCCGGCGGCGACGGCCTCCAAGGGTCCCTCTCCAGTGCCGGCTGCCCCACGGACAAACTGGAAGACGTCCTCGCCCTGCGGAACGCCATCAGAACCCTCAGCCCCGAGGACCGCCATCTTCTGTACCGGCGTTACTACCGCGAGGAAACCCAGTCGACCATCGCCGAGGCCCTCGGAATGTCGCAAATGCAGGTATCGCGGAGGTTGTCCAAGATCCTGGTGACGTTGCAGGCGCAGTTGTTCGAGGGCCAGGCCGAACTACGGGACGGCACAGCACTCTAG
- a CDS encoding glycosyltransferase family 9 protein, translated as MNNVETDGQPILLALRALKLGDLLVAVPALRGLRRAFPEHRILYAAPTWVAEAVELVGGVDHLPTPGLDDPLTIAPGVVDVAVNLHGNGAESRQRINELQAKRIVAHRSPGMDGPEWTTGLPERERWTRLLAWHGIDADPLDYRLNKPRAASPRPGATVIHVGAAYGSRLWPVERFAEVAVELTKAGHDVVFTGGTSERERAEETAALAKRQGANLDAGVLAGRQGLAEFAATIAEARLVVSADTGAAHLASAYERPSVVLFGPAPAEEWGPPPGPHVVLTAVELRRGDVFAADPDPALLAVTVRDVLDAVDGLRC; from the coding sequence TTGAACAATGTTGAAACCGATGGACAACCCATACTGCTCGCCCTGCGCGCACTGAAACTGGGGGACCTGCTGGTTGCGGTTCCTGCCTTGCGCGGCCTGCGCCGGGCGTTTCCGGAACACCGCATCCTCTACGCCGCACCCACGTGGGTGGCGGAGGCAGTGGAGCTTGTAGGTGGCGTCGACCACCTGCCCACCCCCGGGCTGGACGACCCACTGACCATCGCCCCGGGCGTGGTGGACGTTGCCGTGAACCTCCATGGCAACGGAGCCGAGAGCCGGCAGCGCATCAATGAGCTGCAGGCCAAACGGATTGTGGCGCACCGGTCTCCCGGCATGGACGGACCCGAATGGACCACGGGACTTCCCGAACGCGAGCGCTGGACCAGGCTGCTCGCGTGGCACGGCATCGACGCCGATCCCCTGGATTACCGGCTCAACAAGCCCCGGGCGGCTTCCCCTCGCCCCGGCGCCACCGTCATTCACGTCGGAGCCGCGTACGGGAGCAGGTTGTGGCCGGTGGAGCGGTTCGCGGAAGTGGCCGTGGAACTCACCAAGGCGGGACACGACGTCGTCTTCACCGGCGGCACGTCCGAACGCGAACGGGCCGAAGAGACGGCCGCTTTGGCCAAGCGCCAAGGAGCAAACCTCGACGCCGGTGTGCTCGCCGGACGCCAAGGGCTCGCCGAGTTCGCCGCAACAATCGCCGAGGCGCGGCTGGTTGTTTCCGCCGACACGGGTGCCGCGCACCTGGCATCCGCCTATGAACGCCCGTCAGTTGTCCTGTTCGGTCCTGCGCCCGCTGAGGAATGGGGACCGCCGCCCGGGCCGCACGTGGTCCTCACCGCCGTCGAACTCCGCCGCGGCGACGTCTTCGCCGCTGATCCCGACCCCGCACTCCTGGCAGTCACGGTGCGCGACGTGCTGGATGCAGTGGACGGACTCCGCTGCTGA
- a CDS encoding GAF and ANTAR domain-containing protein produces the protein MEDQQQAAPHLVAGEIQDLLLDNPDVEAFLTELTRHSAAMFSTADADVFCGVTLLRHRTAATVASSGERALLLDELQYQFAEGPCLLSARKGVQVHVPDLAADDTWPDYKEVALAQGIRSILALPIPLPDDSAKASMNLYSERTAGFDQATVQRATDYVQQAAKGLSLAVMIAQHSQTAANLRAAMASRTVIDVATGIIIAQNRCTQAEAVELIKRASSNRNVKLREVAEAIVKAAGGGNVETHFK, from the coding sequence ATGGAAGACCAACAACAAGCCGCGCCCCACCTGGTGGCCGGCGAAATCCAGGACCTGCTCCTGGATAATCCTGACGTCGAGGCATTCCTCACCGAGCTGACCCGGCATTCCGCTGCGATGTTCAGCACTGCCGATGCCGACGTCTTTTGTGGGGTCACCCTGCTCCGCCACCGCACCGCTGCGACGGTCGCCAGCAGCGGAGAACGCGCTCTCCTGCTTGACGAACTGCAGTACCAGTTCGCCGAGGGTCCGTGCCTGCTGTCAGCCAGGAAAGGCGTCCAGGTACACGTCCCTGACCTTGCGGCCGACGACACGTGGCCCGATTACAAAGAGGTGGCCCTGGCTCAAGGCATACGCTCGATCCTTGCCCTGCCGATTCCGCTTCCGGACGACAGCGCCAAAGCCAGCATGAACCTCTACTCCGAACGTACAGCCGGATTCGATCAGGCGACGGTGCAGCGGGCCACGGACTACGTGCAGCAGGCTGCGAAGGGGCTGAGCCTGGCCGTCATGATTGCCCAACACAGCCAGACTGCGGCCAACCTGCGCGCCGCCATGGCTTCACGCACCGTCATCGACGTAGCCACCGGCATCATCATCGCCCAGAACCGTTGCACCCAGGCCGAAGCCGTGGAGCTCATCAAGAGGGCCTCCAGCAACCGGAACGTCAAGCTGCGGGAGGTTGCCGAGGCGATCGTCAAGGCCGCGGGCGGCGGAAACGTGGAGACCCACTTCAAGTAG
- a CDS encoding D-glycero-alpha-D-manno-heptose-1,7-bisphosphate 7-phosphatase: protein MGGTGTLKAVLFDRDGTLVVDVPYNGDPRLVRPMESARSAVARVREAGLATGVVSNQSGVARGLITPAQVEAVNQRVDELLGPFDVWEFCPHGTEDGCPCRKPAPGLVHRACEALGVEPSEVAVIGDIGADLGAAKAAGARAVLVPTPVTREEEIVAADLVANDLWHAVELLLAPPEDAALSAGPAARTGGNPTQGAPA, encoded by the coding sequence ATGGGAGGAACCGGAACGTTGAAGGCGGTCCTGTTTGACCGCGATGGAACGCTCGTCGTAGACGTGCCATATAACGGCGACCCGCGACTGGTGCGGCCCATGGAGAGTGCCCGTTCGGCAGTTGCGAGGGTGCGCGAGGCCGGACTGGCCACAGGTGTGGTCAGCAACCAGTCGGGTGTTGCCCGGGGGCTGATAACTCCGGCCCAGGTGGAAGCCGTGAACCAGCGCGTCGATGAGCTGCTGGGGCCGTTCGACGTGTGGGAATTCTGTCCTCACGGAACGGAGGATGGCTGTCCATGCCGCAAGCCCGCGCCGGGCCTCGTCCACAGGGCCTGTGAGGCGTTAGGGGTGGAACCGTCGGAGGTTGCAGTAATAGGTGACATCGGGGCGGACCTTGGGGCCGCAAAGGCTGCTGGTGCCCGGGCTGTCCTGGTCCCCACTCCGGTGACCCGCGAGGAAGAGATCGTTGCAGCGGACCTGGTGGCGAACGATCTGTGGCATGCCGTGGAGTTGCTGCTGGCGCCGCCCGAAGATGCGGCTCTTTCCGCCGGGCCGGCAGCCCGGACCGGCGGCAACCCGACCCAAGGTGCACCTGCATGA